A genomic stretch from Arachis stenosperma cultivar V10309 chromosome 3, arast.V10309.gnm1.PFL2, whole genome shotgun sequence includes:
- the LOC130968930 gene encoding protein CHROMATIN REMODELING 8, protein MEEEQDRILLNSLGVKSANPEDIERHVLEKATAVPEAEGSVKEEDSSVSGNVDPSSATKAELNQKLRAVRFEIDAVASTIQQLRSDENDGECGGVGEDSQEKGVAEGGSSNDSNLQCVLAADRLQSLKKTKAQLEEKLSEFCKDDVSKNSDQEKLIFDLVKQDRRPKKKLKKEDKRPQKSSGKRQRIVSFNDDADFDAVLDAASAGFVETERDELVRKGVLTPFHKLKGFERRFQQSAASSSHNASEQENTGDLASESVERAARSISEAARARPTTKLLEYDAIPKLDAPTFPFQRLRKPLKLRDKEEEENKDSKRKRRRPLPGRKWTRRVSCEDMQHGDSENANGHLDTSSCEILEAQDVELADHESSYITLEGGLKIPDNIFDALFDYQKVGVQWLWELHCQRAGGIIGDEMGLGKTVQVLSFLGALHFSGMYKPSIIICPVTLLRQWKREAKKWYPKFHVELLHDSVQDSSPRKKQANSDESDYESDISNYSDDERSVPSRNTRKWKSLINRVLRSESGLLITTYEQIRILGDQLLDIEWGYAVLDEGHRIRNPNAEVTLVCKQLQTVHRIIMTGAPIQNKLSELWSLFDFVFPGKLGVLPVFEAEFAVPIAVGGYANASPLQVSTAYRCAVVLRDLIMPYLLRRMKADVNAQLPNKTEHVLFCSLTSEQISAYRAFLASSEVEQILDGHKNSLSGIDVMRKICNHPDLLERDHASGNPDYGNPERSGKMKIVAQVLNAWKEQGHRVLLFTQTQQMLDILENFLSTSGHMYRRMDGLTPVKQRMALIDEFNASNDIFIFILTTRVGGLGTNLTGANRVIIFDPDWNPSNDMQARERAWRIGQKRDVTVYRLITRGTIEEKVYHRQIYKHFLTNKILKNPQQKRFFKARDMKDLFTLNVDGETGSTETSNIFGQISEEVNMVGTHTNNQENNKFSKTTEPVSEDVAAHNDDQSQSGSPNGKGKGKAEHGDGVDEETNILKSLFGANGIHSALNHDMIMNANDEEKLRLQEEASKVAQRAAEALRQSRMLRSHDSVSVPTWTGRSGAAGAPASVKRKFGSTVNTQLIKNNKASDGSPNNGTKKLNGFAAGATSGKALSSAELLARIRVNQDNAIGAGLEHQFGTSSSSINQARSTDVRSSRASENISGAQPEVLIRQICTFLQQHGGSSSSASIVQYFKDRIPSKDLALFKNLLKEIATLHKGPSGSNWVLKPDYQ, encoded by the exons ATGGAGGAAGAGCAGGATCGAATTCTGCTCAACAGTTTGGGCGTTAAGTCGGCGAATCCCGAAGACATCGAACGCCACGTCTTAGAAAAG GCGACTGCTGTTCCCGAAGCTGAAGGGAGTGTGAAGGAAGAAGATTCTAGTGTATCTGGAAATGTTGATCCATCATCTGCTACTAAAGCAGAGCTTAATCAGAAACTGAGGGCAGTGAGATTTGAAATAGATGCAGTAGCGTCTACCATTCAGCAATTGAGAAGTGATGAGAATGATGGAGAGTGTGGTGGTGTTGGCGAGGACAGCCAGGAGAAAGGAGTTGCTGAAGGTGGTTCCTCCAATGATTCAAACCTTCAGTGTGTTCTTGCTGCTGATAGGCTACAGAGCCTGAAGAAAACAAAGGCTCAACTAGAGGAAAAGCTTTCGGAGTTCTGTAAGGATGATGTTTCCAAAAATAGTGACCAGGAAAAATTGATATTTGATTTAGTTAAGCAAGATAGAAGACcaaagaagaaattaaaaaaagaagataaaaggCCACAGAAAAGCTCGGGGAAGCGGCAAAGGATAGTCTCCTTTAATGATGATGCTGAttttgatgctgttttggaTGCAGCCTCTGCAGGTTTTGTTGAAACA GAGAGAGATGAGTTGGTGAGAAAAGGGGTTCTAACCCCTTTTCATAAGTTGAAGGGCTTTGAGCGCCGATTTCAACAATCTGCAGCATCAAGTAGCCATAATGCATCTGAGCAAGAAAATACTGGTGATCTTGCTTCTGAAAGTGTTGAAAGGGCTGCTAGATCAATATCCGAGGCAGCAAGAGCTCGCCCAACCACCAAGCTGCTTGAATATGATGCCATTCCAAAGCTTGATGCCCCCACCTTTCCATTTCAAAGGCTCAGGAAACCACTTAAATTACGAGacaaagaggaagaggagaataAAGATTCCAAGAGGAAAAGGAGGCGGCCTTTGCCTGGCAGGAAATGGACAAGGCGTGTTTCTTGTGAGGATATGCAACATGGAGATAGTG AAAATGCAAATGGTCACTTGGATACTTCTAGTTGTGAAATTTTGGAAGCTCAAGATGTTGAACTTGCCGATCATGAATCTTCTTATATAACATTAGAAGGTGGACTAAAAATCCCTGATAACATCTTTGATGCACTGTTTGACTATCAGAAGGTTGGTGTTCAATGGCTGTGGGAATTGcattgccaaagagctggtggAATTATTGGTGATGAGATGGGCCTTGGTAAAACTGTCCAGGTCTTATCTTTTCTTGGTGCATTGCATTTTAGTGGCATGTACAAGCCCAGCATTATTATCTGTCCTGTTACACTTTTGAGACAGTGGAAAAGGGAAGCTAAAAAGTGGTACCCGAAATTTCATGTAGAGCTTTTACATGATTCTGTTCAGGATTCTTCTCCTAGAAAGAAGCAAGCAAATTCTGATGAATCGGACTATGAGAGTGATATTTCAAACTACAGTGATGATGAAAGAAGTGTACCATCTAGAAACACAAGAAAGTGGAAATCCCTGATAAATCGTGTTTTGAGATCAGAATCTGGTTTACTTATCACCACTTACGAGCAAATCAGAATATTGGGGGACCAGTTGCTTGACATTGAATGGGGTTATGCTGTTCTTGATGAAGGACATAGAATAAGAAATCCTAATGCTGAAGTCACCCTTGTTTGTAAACAGCTACAAACTGTGCACCGCATTATAATGACTGGTGCACCTATTCAGAACAAGCTGTCAGAACTCTGGTCattgtttgattttgtttttcCTGGAAAATTGGGTGTGTTGCCTGTATTTGAAGCAGAATTTGCAGTTCCTATTGCCGTTGGTGGTTATGCAAATGCTTCACCATTACAAGTATCCACAGCATACAG GTGTGCTGTGGTGCTGCGTGATTTAATCATGCCTTATCTTCTTCGACGCATGAAGGCTGATGTGAATGCGCAGCTTCCAAATAAAACTGAGCATGTCCTATTCTGCAGCCTCACATCAGAGCAAATATCTGCTTATAGAGCATTTTTGGCAAGTTCGGAAGTGGAGCAAATATTGGATGGACACAAGAATTCTCTTTCTGGAATTGATGTGATGCGCAAGATATGCAATCACCCTGACCTACTTGAAAGAGATCATGCCTCAGGTAATCCAGATTATGGAAATCCAGAACGTAGTGGGAAAATGAAGATTGTAGCTCAAGTGCTCAATGCTTGGAAGGAACAAGGTCACCGTGTTCTTCTTTTTACTCAAACCCAACAAATGCTCGACATTCTTGAGAATTTTTTATCTACTTCTGGTCATATGTATCGGAGAATGGATGGTCTCACTCCCGTAAAACAGAGAATGGCTTTAATAGACGAATTTAATGCCTCAaatgatatatttatttttattctaacaACCAGAGTTGGGGGTTTGGGGACAAATCTTACTGGTGCAAACAGGGTGATAATCTTTGACCCTGATTGGAATCCTTCAAATGATATGCAG GCCAGAGAGCGTGCTTGGCGTATTGGTCAGAAACGGGATGTAACAGTGTATAGGTTGATCACACGAGGAACTATCGAGGAGAAAGTTTATCACCGTCAGATTTACAAACATTTTCTTACCAATAAAATACTCAAGAACCCACAGCAGAAAAGGTTCTTTAAAGCCCGGGATATGAAAGATCTTTTCACATTGAATGTGGATGGAGAAACTGGGTCTActgaaacatcaaatattttcgGCCAAATATCTGAAGAAGTAAATATGGTTGGGACACACACAAACAACCAGGAGAATAATAAATTTAGCAAGACTACTGAACCGGTTTCTGAAGATGTTGCAGCTCATAATGATGACCAATCACAGAGCGGATCTCCGAATGGAAAGGGCAAAGGGAAAGCGGAACATGGTGACGGGGTTGATGAGGAAACAAATATATTGAAGAGTCTTTTTGGTGCCAATGGGATACAT AGTGCCTTGAACCATGATATGATCATGAATGCCAATGATGAGGAGAAACTGAGGCTTCAGGAGGAAGCATCCAAGGTTGCACAAAGAGCTGCAGAAGCTTTACGTCAATCACGAATGCTCCGAAGCCACGACAGCGTCTCTGTTCCTACATGGACAGGAAGGTCTGGAGCTGCTGGTGCACCAGCATCTGTTAAGCGGAAATTTGGTTCAACTGTGAATACCCAGttgataaaaaataacaaagcaTCTGATGGATCGCCCAACAATGGAACTAAAAAATTGAATGGATTTGCTGCTGGAGCGACGTCCGGGAAGGCATTATCTTCTGCTGAACTTTTGGCAAGAATTCGAGTTAACCAAGATAATGCCATTGGTGCTGGCCTCGAACATCAATTTGGTACAAGCTCAAGTTCAATTAATCAAGCAAGATCTACAGATGTCAGATCTTCTAGAGCTTCTGAAAATATATCTGGCGCGCAACCTGAAGTATTAATTCGTCAGATATGTACATTTCTACAACAGCATGGCGGCAGTTCCAGTTCAGCCAGCATAGTTCAGTATTTCAAGGACAGAATACCCTCCAAAGATCTTGCTTTATTCAAGAATCTGTTAAAGGAAATAGCTACTCTGCATAAAGGGCCTAGTGGATCGAATTGGGTTCTGAAGCCAGACTACCAATAA
- the LOC130969452 gene encoding uncharacterized protein At1g03900, protein MSFEVEEEEAYEHTLLVVREVSVYKIPPRASAGGYKCGEWLQSDKIWSGRIRVVSRRDRCEIRLEDPNSGDLFAACFIYPGQRETSVEPCLDSSRYFVLKIEDGRGKHAFIGLGFNERNEAFDFNVALSDHDKYVSREQEKEVAGGDDESQIDIHPAVNHRLKEGETIRINVKHKASSGTGMLSAAGLTGGHAATPKPKPKALSLAPPPTGAGKIRSPLPPPPNDPVAARIASTTRSSDPKSTNESVGHSTDSLSDLSQLKKNLPSTTASGSTTASGWAAF, encoded by the exons ATGTCGTTTGAGGTGGAGGAAGAGGAGGCCTACGAGCACACTCTATTGGTGGTGCGCGAGGTCTCCGTCTACAAGATCCCGCCGCGCGCCTCCGCCGGCGGCTACAAGTGCGGCGAGTGGCTCCAGTCCGACAAGATCTGGTCAGGTCGGATCCGCGTCGTATCCCGCCGCGACCGCTGCGAGATCCGCCTCGAGGATCCGAACTCCGGTGACCTATTCGCCGCCTGCTTCATCTACCCGGGGCAGCGGGAGACCTCCGTCGAACCTTGCCTCGATTCCTCACGCTACTTCGTCCTTAAGATCGAGGACGGAAGGGggaagcacgcgttcataggatTAGGGTTCAATGAGCGAAACGAGGCGTTTGATTTCAACGTCGCGCTCTCCGATCACGATAAGTATGTTAGCAGAGAACAGGAAAAGGAAGTCGCCGGCGGCGACGATGAGTCGCAAATTGATATTCATCCAGCAGTTAACCACCGGCTCAAG GAAGGGGAAACCATCAGGATTAATGTGAAGCATAAAGCATCTAGTGGAACTGGCATGCTCTCAGCTGCGGGACTAACAGGAGGGCATGCTGCAACACCAAAGCCAAAGCCAAAAGCCTTGAGTCTTGCTCCCCCTCCGACCGGGGCAGGAAAAATCAGGTCTCCTCTTCCACCTCCTCCTAATGATCCTGTTGCTGCTCGGATTGCTTCTACCACCCGCAGCTCTGATCCTAAATCAACCAATGAAAGTGTGGGACATTCCACTGACTCTCTATCAGATCTTTCTCAACTGAAG AAAAACCTTCCCTCAACCACCGCTTCAGGATCAACCACAGCTTCAGGATGGGCAGCATTCTGA